In the Augochlora pura isolate Apur16 chromosome 7, APUR_v2.2.1, whole genome shotgun sequence genome, TCCAGTGTGGAAAAATGATGCCTCATTTTGTAGCTTTAACACCTGTACGAAGACGATGTTTGATGATACTGTCCATTGTATTAGTGCCATGTGCAGTTTTAAACCTTCTATCGCCATCAGATTTGCATGAGGAAACAGTTTTGCAAAATAGTATTGCAGAGTTGCAAGCTAAATTGGAGCATTTGCACGCTAAATATGTTACAAGTCAGGAagagataaatttattgtcgCATCAATTGTTGCAATTGATAGAGAACAATCACATTTTACCTgatgttcaatttttacttaataataatacaacaaacGTGAccaatataaaattgccatcTATATACAACTTTCTCCCACATTTTTTGAACGACCCTAGTAGTTTACATCCAGCATTTGTTCAGAGTAAAGGACGCACAGGAGTTAGTATGGTACTAGGTGTACCTACAGTTAAGAGAGAAGTGCAGACTTATTTAATGGCAACCCTTAAGAATCTATTGGATAGGATGAGCCCTTTGGAAACAGCAGACACTTTAATCATTGTTTTGGTAGCAGAAGTAGGTGTATATACTATTTGATGAAATCactaaaagaattttcactgaaattattgcaactttTTACAGACAGATTTGGAGTATGTTACTTACGTGGCAAAACAAATTGAAGTACAGTAAGTTATCAAATTTCTGTCGATCATtgataaagaatatcaaagatagaaatcagaaataagataatataatatatttataccttttaattgttttccaGGTTTCCAATTGAGTTTGAGACTGGTGTAATTGATGTGATATCTCCATCTGCATCTTACTATCCAGATTTATCTAAATTACGTGATACTTTGGGTGACAATCATCAACGAGTAGTTTGGAGGTCTAAACAAAATCTAGATTTCGCATTTCTTATGTCATATGCTCAGACAAAGGGCACATTTTATGTACAGTTAGAGGACGACATTTTAGctaagaaaaatttcataactACAATGAAGACTTTTGCACTACAAAAGATTGCAA is a window encoding:
- the Mgat4a gene encoding alpha-1,3-mannosyl-glycoprotein 4-beta-N-acetylglucosaminyltransferase a, with protein sequence MMPHFVALTPVRRRCLMILSIVLVPCAVLNLLSPSDLHEETVLQNSIAELQAKLEHLHAKYVTSQEEINLLSHQLLQLIENNHILPDVQFLLNNNTTNVTNIKLPSIYNFLPHFLNDPSSLHPAFVQSKGRTGVSMVLGVPTVKREVQTYLMATLKNLLDRMSPLETADTLIIVLVAETDLEYVTYVAKQIEVQFPIEFETGVIDVISPSASYYPDLSKLRDTLGDNHQRVVWRSKQNLDFAFLMSYAQTKGTFYVQLEDDILAKKNFITTMKTFALQKIATKENWFVLDFCQLGFIGKLFKCAELPWLVQFFLMFHNDKPVDWLLDHLVSTKVCSLDKDSKHCKMAKAELWVHYKPSLFQHIGTHSSLKGKVQKLKDKQFGKVTLYYAHENPTAIVETRIKPYKQYTLQKAYKGESFFWGLLPQPGDHLKFKFSHPIFIKRYLFRSGNPEHPSDRFYNTTVEVLTESSVSLNRNNNDVTEDGYIIIGKFDVLGIAQGTVDPKLGRILILRLTVHSESENWAILSEIHIVENHPS